From the genome of Bos taurus isolate L1 Dominette 01449 registration number 42190680 breed Hereford chromosome 2, ARS-UCD2.0, whole genome shotgun sequence, one region includes:
- the INPP1 gene encoding inositol polyphosphate 1-phosphatase isoform X1 produces MSDILQELLRVSEKAANIARACRQQETLFQLLIEEKKEGEKNKKFAVDFKTLADVLVQEVIKENMENKFPGLGKKIFGEESNEFTNDLGEKIIMRLGPTEEETVALLSKVLNGNKLASEALAKVVHQDVFFSDPALDSVEINIPQDILGIWVDPIDSTYQYIKGSADITPNQGIFPSGLQCVTVLIGVYDIQTGVPLMGVINQPFVSQDLHTRRWKGQCYWGLSYLGTNIHSLLPPVSTRSNSEAQSQGTQNPSSEGSCRFSVVISTSEKETIKGALSHVCGERIFRAAGAGYKSLCVILGLADIYIFSEDTTFKWDSCAAHAILRAMGGGMVDLKECLERNPDTGLDLPQLVYHVGNEGAAGVDQWANKGGLIAYRSEKQLETFLSRLLQHLAPVATHT; encoded by the exons ATGTCAGATATCCTCCAAGAGCTGCTCCGAGTCTCTGAGAAAGCTGCCAACATTGCCCGGGCGTGCAGGCAGCAGGAAACCCTCTTCCAGCTGCtgatagaagaaaagaaagagggagaaaagaacAAGAAGTTTGCAGTTGATTTCAAGACCCTGGCTGATGTACTGGTACAGGAAGTTATCAAAGAGAATATGGAGAACAAG TTTCCaggcttggggaaaaaaatttttggagAAGAATCCAATGAATTTACTAATGATTTGG GGGAAAAGATTATCATGAGACTGGGTCCAACAGAGGAAGAAACAGTAGCTCTTCTCAGCAAAGTCCTTAATGGTAACAAACTGGCATCTGAGGCCTTAGCCAAGGTTGTGCACCAGGACGTTTTCTTCAGTGACCCAGCTCTGGATTCAGTAGAGATCAACATTCCACAGGACATCTTGGGAATCTGGGTGGATCCTATAG ATTCAACTTACCAGTATATAAAAGGTTCTGCTGACATTACACCCAACCAAGGAATCTTCCCCAGTGGACTTCAGTGCGTCACTGTTTTGATTGGTGTCTATGACATACAGACAGGGGTGCCTCTCATGGGAGTCATCAACCAACCTTTTGTATCACAAGACCTACACACCCGCAG GTGGAAAGGACAGTGCTACTGGGGCCTTTCTTACCTGGGGACCAATATCCATTCCCTTCTGCCTCCTGTCTCTACAAGAAGCAACAGCGAAGCGCAGAGCCAAGGGACCCAAAACCCCAGCTCCGAAGGCTCCTGCCGGTTCTCAGTGGTCATTAGTACCAGTGAAAAGGAGACCATCAAGGGCGCGTTGTCGCATGTGTGTGGAGAGCGCATCTTCCGGGCAGCTGGGGCTGGTTACAAGAGCCTCTGTGTGATCCTCGGCCTCGCTGACATTTACATCTTCTCAGAAGATACCACGTTCAAGTGGGACTCCTGTGCTGCCCACGCCATCCTCAGGGCCATGGGTGGGGGCATGGTGGACTTAAAAGAATGCCTGGAAAGAAATCCTGACACGGGCCTTGACTTGCCACAGCTGGTGTATCACGTGGGAAACGAAGGCGCTGCTGGAGTAGATCAGTGGGCCAACAAGGGAGGACTCATCGCATACAGATCAGAGAAGCAGCTGGAGACGTTCTTGAGCCGCCTCCTCCAGCACCTTGCCCCTGTGGCTACACACACGTAG
- the INPP1 gene encoding inositol polyphosphate 1-phosphatase isoform X3 — protein MSDILQELLRVSEKAANIARACRQQETLFQLLIEEKKEGEKNKKFAVDFKTLADVLVQEVIKENMENKFPGLGKKIFGEESNEFTNDLDSTYQYIKGSADITPNQGIFPSGLQCVTVLIGVYDIQTGVPLMGVINQPFVSQDLHTRRWKGQCYWGLSYLGTNIHSLLPPVSTRSNSEAQSQGTQNPSSEGSCRFSVVISTSEKETIKGALSHVCGERIFRAAGAGYKSLCVILGLADIYIFSEDTTFKWDSCAAHAILRAMGGGMVDLKECLERNPDTGLDLPQLVYHVGNEGAAGVDQWANKGGLIAYRSEKQLETFLSRLLQHLAPVATHT, from the exons ATGTCAGATATCCTCCAAGAGCTGCTCCGAGTCTCTGAGAAAGCTGCCAACATTGCCCGGGCGTGCAGGCAGCAGGAAACCCTCTTCCAGCTGCtgatagaagaaaagaaagagggagaaaagaacAAGAAGTTTGCAGTTGATTTCAAGACCCTGGCTGATGTACTGGTACAGGAAGTTATCAAAGAGAATATGGAGAACAAG TTTCCaggcttggggaaaaaaatttttggagAAGAATCCAATGAATTTACTAATGATTTGG ATTCAACTTACCAGTATATAAAAGGTTCTGCTGACATTACACCCAACCAAGGAATCTTCCCCAGTGGACTTCAGTGCGTCACTGTTTTGATTGGTGTCTATGACATACAGACAGGGGTGCCTCTCATGGGAGTCATCAACCAACCTTTTGTATCACAAGACCTACACACCCGCAG GTGGAAAGGACAGTGCTACTGGGGCCTTTCTTACCTGGGGACCAATATCCATTCCCTTCTGCCTCCTGTCTCTACAAGAAGCAACAGCGAAGCGCAGAGCCAAGGGACCCAAAACCCCAGCTCCGAAGGCTCCTGCCGGTTCTCAGTGGTCATTAGTACCAGTGAAAAGGAGACCATCAAGGGCGCGTTGTCGCATGTGTGTGGAGAGCGCATCTTCCGGGCAGCTGGGGCTGGTTACAAGAGCCTCTGTGTGATCCTCGGCCTCGCTGACATTTACATCTTCTCAGAAGATACCACGTTCAAGTGGGACTCCTGTGCTGCCCACGCCATCCTCAGGGCCATGGGTGGGGGCATGGTGGACTTAAAAGAATGCCTGGAAAGAAATCCTGACACGGGCCTTGACTTGCCACAGCTGGTGTATCACGTGGGAAACGAAGGCGCTGCTGGAGTAGATCAGTGGGCCAACAAGGGAGGACTCATCGCATACAGATCAGAGAAGCAGCTGGAGACGTTCTTGAGCCGCCTCCTCCAGCACCTTGCCCCTGTGGCTACACACACGTAG
- the INPP1 gene encoding inositol polyphosphate 1-phosphatase isoform X2, with translation MYWYRKLSKRIWRTSFQAWGKKFLEKNPMNLLMIWFVLTLGEKIIMRLGPTEEETVALLSKVLNGNKLASEALAKVVHQDVFFSDPALDSVEINIPQDILGIWVDPIDSTYQYIKGSADITPNQGIFPSGLQCVTVLIGVYDIQTGVPLMGVINQPFVSQDLHTRRWKGQCYWGLSYLGTNIHSLLPPVSTRSNSEAQSQGTQNPSSEGSCRFSVVISTSEKETIKGALSHVCGERIFRAAGAGYKSLCVILGLADIYIFSEDTTFKWDSCAAHAILRAMGGGMVDLKECLERNPDTGLDLPQLVYHVGNEGAAGVDQWANKGGLIAYRSEKQLETFLSRLLQHLAPVATHT, from the exons ATGTACTGGTACAGGAAGTTATCAAAGAGAATATGGAGAACAAG TTTCCaggcttggggaaaaaaatttttggagAAGAATCCAATGAATTTACTAATGATTTGG TTTGTCTTGACTCTAGGGGAAAAGATTATCATGAGACTGGGTCCAACAGAGGAAGAAACAGTAGCTCTTCTCAGCAAAGTCCTTAATGGTAACAAACTGGCATCTGAGGCCTTAGCCAAGGTTGTGCACCAGGACGTTTTCTTCAGTGACCCAGCTCTGGATTCAGTAGAGATCAACATTCCACAGGACATCTTGGGAATCTGGGTGGATCCTATAG ATTCAACTTACCAGTATATAAAAGGTTCTGCTGACATTACACCCAACCAAGGAATCTTCCCCAGTGGACTTCAGTGCGTCACTGTTTTGATTGGTGTCTATGACATACAGACAGGGGTGCCTCTCATGGGAGTCATCAACCAACCTTTTGTATCACAAGACCTACACACCCGCAG GTGGAAAGGACAGTGCTACTGGGGCCTTTCTTACCTGGGGACCAATATCCATTCCCTTCTGCCTCCTGTCTCTACAAGAAGCAACAGCGAAGCGCAGAGCCAAGGGACCCAAAACCCCAGCTCCGAAGGCTCCTGCCGGTTCTCAGTGGTCATTAGTACCAGTGAAAAGGAGACCATCAAGGGCGCGTTGTCGCATGTGTGTGGAGAGCGCATCTTCCGGGCAGCTGGGGCTGGTTACAAGAGCCTCTGTGTGATCCTCGGCCTCGCTGACATTTACATCTTCTCAGAAGATACCACGTTCAAGTGGGACTCCTGTGCTGCCCACGCCATCCTCAGGGCCATGGGTGGGGGCATGGTGGACTTAAAAGAATGCCTGGAAAGAAATCCTGACACGGGCCTTGACTTGCCACAGCTGGTGTATCACGTGGGAAACGAAGGCGCTGCTGGAGTAGATCAGTGGGCCAACAAGGGAGGACTCATCGCATACAGATCAGAGAAGCAGCTGGAGACGTTCTTGAGCCGCCTCCTCCAGCACCTTGCCCCTGTGGCTACACACACGTAG
- the INPP1 gene encoding inositol polyphosphate 1-phosphatase (The RefSeq protein has 1 substitution compared to this genomic sequence) has protein sequence MSDILQELLRVSEKAANIARACRQQETLFQLLIEEKKEGEKNKKFAVDFKTLADVLVQEVIKENMENKFPGLGKKIFGEESNELTNDLGEKIIMRLGPTEEETVALLSKVLNGNKLASEALAKVVHQDVFFSDPALDSVEINIPQDILGIWVDPIDSTYQYIKGSADITPNQGIFPSGLQCVTVLIGVYDIQTGVPLMGVINQPFVSQDLHTRRWKGQCYWGLSYLGTNIHSLLPPVSTRSNSEAQSQGTQNPSSEGSCRFSVVISTSEKETIKGALSHVCGERIFRAAGAGYKSLCVILGLADIYIFSEDTTFKWDSCAAHAILRAMGGGMVDLKECLERNPDTGLDLPQLVYHVGNEGAAGVDQWANKGGLIAYRSEKQLETFLSRLLQHLAPVATHT, from the exons ATGTCAGATATCCTCCAAGAGCTGCTCCGAGTCTCTGAGAAAGCTGCCAACATTGCCCGGGCGTGCAGGCAGCAGGAAACCCTCTTCCAGCTGCtgatagaagaaaagaaagagggagaaaagaacAAGAAGTTTGCAGTTGATTTCAAGACCCTGGCTGATGTACTGGTACAGGAAGTTATCAAAGAGAATATGGAGAACAAG TTTCCaggcttggggaaaaaaatttttggagAAGAATCCAATGAATTTACTAATGATTTGG GGGAAAAGATTATCATGAGACTGGGTCCAACAGAGGAAGAAACAGTAGCTCTTCTCAGCAAAGTCCTTAATGGTAACAAACTGGCATCTGAGGCCTTAGCCAAGGTTGTGCACCAGGACGTTTTCTTCAGTGACCCAGCTCTGGATTCAGTAGAGATCAACATTCCACAGGACATCTTGGGAATCTGGGTGGATCCTATAG ATTCAACTTACCAGTATATAAAAGGTTCTGCTGACATTACACCCAACCAAGGAATCTTCCCCAGTGGACTTCAGTGCGTCACTGTTTTGATTGGTGTCTATGACATACAGACAGGGGTGCCTCTCATGGGAGTCATCAACCAACCTTTTGTATCACAAGACCTACACACCCGCAG GTGGAAAGGACAGTGCTACTGGGGCCTTTCTTACCTGGGGACCAATATCCATTCCCTTCTGCCTCCTGTCTCTACAAGAAGCAACAGCGAAGCGCAGAGCCAAGGGACCCAAAACCCCAGCTCCGAAGGCTCCTGCCGGTTCTCAGTGGTCATTAGTACCAGTGAAAAGGAGACCATCAAGGGCGCGTTGTCGCATGTGTGTGGAGAGCGCATCTTCCGGGCAGCTGGGGCTGGTTACAAGAGCCTCTGTGTGATCCTCGGCCTCGCTGACATTTACATCTTCTCAGAAGATACCACGTTCAAGTGGGACTCCTGTGCTGCCCACGCCATCCTCAGGGCCATGGGTGGGGGCATGGTGGACTTAAAAGAATGCCTGGAAAGAAATCCTGACACGGGCCTTGACTTGCCACAGCTGGTGTATCACGTGGGAAACGAAGGCGCTGCTGGAGTAGATCAGTGGGCCAACAAGGGAGGACTCATCGCATACAGATCAGAGAAGCAGCTGGAGACGTTCTTGAGCCGCCTCCTCCAGCACCTTGCCCCTGTGGCTACACACACGTAG